The Juglans microcarpa x Juglans regia isolate MS1-56 chromosome 2S, Jm3101_v1.0, whole genome shotgun sequence genome has a window encoding:
- the LOC121251704 gene encoding rRNA-processing protein UTP23 homolog isoform X1, whose amino-acid sequence MRVKRQKCHRKSVRFYTSCFGFRQPFKVLCDGTFVHHLIANTIKPADTAISNILSAAPVKLLTTRCVLAELKRLGTSYFQALEAAHQLFTVSCNHEKNKSADACIKDVIGQNNPEHFFVATQDTDLRKKFQEIPGVPIIFGLRNSLFLEPPSAFQRQFVKTSEEARLHMTELDRKMLQKRSRNRSVDEEANNSSGENEDFVDQKIGIQDERKPPTALKAMSVKDRVQFKRKKAKGPNPLSCRKKSHEKPKLVLEKEKKDSENSARSRSRKRKRSRGDKKIAEKDG is encoded by the exons ATGAGGGTGAAAAGGCAGAAGTGTCATAGGAAGAGTGTGAGGTTCTACACTTCATGCTTTGGGTTCAGACAGCCCTTCAAGGTCTTATGTGATGGTACATTTGTGCACCACCTTATTGCCAATACCATCAAACCTGCTGACACTGCCATCTCCAACATCCTCTCTGCTGCTCCCGTCAAACTCTTGACCACCAG atgtgTTCTTGCTGAGTTGAAAAGGCTTGGCACTTCCTACTTTCAAGCTCTTGAGGCTGCTCATCAGCTCTTTACTGTCAG TTGTAATCATGAGAAAAACAAGAGTGCTGATGCATGCATCAAGGATGTTATTGGACAGAATAATCCCGAGCACTTCTTTGTTGCTACTCAGGATACTGATCTTCGGAAGAAGTTTCAGGAg ATTCCAGGTGTCCCCATCATTTTTGGTTTAAGAAATTCCCTTTTCCTTGAGCCCCCATCTGCATTTCAACGCCAGTTTGTCAAAACTTCCGAAGAAGCACGCTTGCATATGACTGAGTTGGATCGCAAAATGTTACAGAAACGGTCAAGGAATAGGTCTGTTGACGAGGAAGCAAATAATTCTTCTGgtgaaaatgaagattttgtAGATCAAAAAATAGGGATACAGGATGAAAGGAAACCACCAACTGCCCTTAAGGCAATGAGCGTGAAGGACAGAGTTCAATTTAAGAGAAAGAAGGCAAAG GGCCCAAACCCACTTTCATGTAGGAAAAAGAGCCATGAAAAACCAAAATTGGTTCTGGAGAAG GAAAAGAAAGATAGCGAAAATTCTGCAAGAAGCAGGAGCAGGAAACGGAAGAGATCACGTGGAGACAAAAAGATAGCAGAGAAAGATGGTTGA
- the LOC121251704 gene encoding rRNA-processing protein UTP23 homolog isoform X2: MRVKRQKCHRKSVRFYTSCFGFRQPFKVLCDGTFVHHLIANTIKPADTAISNILSAAPVKLLTTRCVLAELKRLGTSYFQALEAAHQLFTVSCNHEKNKSADACIKDVIGQNNPEHFFVATQDTDLRKKFQEIPGVPIIFGLRNSLFLEPPSAFQRQFVKTSEEARLHMTELDRKMLQKRSRNRSVDEEANNSSGENEDFVDQKIGIQDERKPPTALKAMSVKDRVQFKRKKAKGVYGFDVEGSYSVL, translated from the exons ATGAGGGTGAAAAGGCAGAAGTGTCATAGGAAGAGTGTGAGGTTCTACACTTCATGCTTTGGGTTCAGACAGCCCTTCAAGGTCTTATGTGATGGTACATTTGTGCACCACCTTATTGCCAATACCATCAAACCTGCTGACACTGCCATCTCCAACATCCTCTCTGCTGCTCCCGTCAAACTCTTGACCACCAG atgtgTTCTTGCTGAGTTGAAAAGGCTTGGCACTTCCTACTTTCAAGCTCTTGAGGCTGCTCATCAGCTCTTTACTGTCAG TTGTAATCATGAGAAAAACAAGAGTGCTGATGCATGCATCAAGGATGTTATTGGACAGAATAATCCCGAGCACTTCTTTGTTGCTACTCAGGATACTGATCTTCGGAAGAAGTTTCAGGAg ATTCCAGGTGTCCCCATCATTTTTGGTTTAAGAAATTCCCTTTTCCTTGAGCCCCCATCTGCATTTCAACGCCAGTTTGTCAAAACTTCCGAAGAAGCACGCTTGCATATGACTGAGTTGGATCGCAAAATGTTACAGAAACGGTCAAGGAATAGGTCTGTTGACGAGGAAGCAAATAATTCTTCTGgtgaaaatgaagattttgtAGATCAAAAAATAGGGATACAGGATGAAAGGAAACCACCAACTGCCCTTAAGGCAATGAGCGTGAAGGACAGAGTTCAATTTAAGAGAAAGAAGGCAAAG GGAGTTTATGGTTTTGATGTGGAGGGTTCGTATTCAGTGCTTTAA
- the LOC121252923 gene encoding uncharacterized protein LOC121252923 isoform X1: MTEMESATVSLLPKLTVNPGMSGKKKEVIRLERESVIPILKPKLIMTLANLIEHNTDRAEFLKLCKRVEYTIRAWYLLQFEDLMQLYSLFEPIHGAQKLEQQNLSPEDIDVLEQNFLTYLFQVMEKSNFKLTTDDEIDVALSGQYLLNLPITVDDSKVDKKLLKKYFAEHPHQNLPDFADKYVIFRRGIGIDQTTNYFFMEKVDMIISRLWRCLLRLTRLEKLLKRSSGRHKKDPKKQDDISSEADGDDLSVERIRLENMELSITNLLGKITIQEPTFDRIIVVYRRASTKSKMERGIYVKHFKNIPMADMEIVLPEKKNPGLTPMDWVIFLGSAIVGLVAVFGSLEMPKADLWVIFAILSTVIGYCAKTYFTFQQNLAAYQNLITQSMYDKQLDSGKGTLLHLCDDVIQQEVKEVIISFFILMEQGKATRQDLDMRCEELIKQEFGESCNFDVDDAAQKLEKLGIIARDSVGRYYCIGLKRANEIIGTTTEELVLKAKQGGGGP, from the exons ATGACGGAGATGGAATCCGCTACTGTTAGTCTGTTACCAAAGCTCACAGTTAATCCCGG AATGAGCGGAAAGAAGAAAGAGGTCATTAGATTAGAGCGTGAATCTGTGATTCCAATTCTCAAGCCCAAGCTCATCATGACCTTGGCTAACCTCATTG AACATAATACTGACCGGGCTGAGTTTCTAAAGCTCTGCAAAAGAGTTGAGTACACAATTCGAGCTTGGTATCTTCTACAATTCGAGGACCTGATG CAACTGTACTCCCTCTTTGAGCCCATACATGGGGCTCAGAAATTGGAGCAGCAGAACCTATCTCCTGAAGATATTGATGTACTAGAACAGAACTTCCTGACATATTTATTTCAG GTGATGGAAAAGAGCAATTTCAAGTTAACAACTGACGACGAAATCGATGTTGCACTTTCAGGGCAGTATCTTCTAAATCTTCCAATCACGGTGGATGATTCTAAg GTTGACAAGAAGcttttgaagaaatattttgcaGAGCATCCTCACCAGAACCTTCCAGATTTTGCTGATAAG tACGTTATTTTCCGGCGTGGTATTGGGATTGATCAGACAACTAATTACTTTTTCATGGAGAAAGTGGATATGATCATTTCACGTTTATGGAGATGTCTATTAAGACTAACAAG GCTGGAAAAGCTTTTGAAACGGTCAAGTGGGCGGCATAAGAAAGATCCGAAGAAACAAGATGATATTAGCTCTGAAGCAGATGGTGATGATCTATCTGTTGAACGGATCCGTCTCGAAAATATGGAACTAAG TATTACAAATTTGCTGGGCAAGATCACAATTCAAGAACCTACTTTTGATAGGATAATTGTCGTCTACAG GCGAGCAAGTACAAAATCTAAAATGGAACGAGGAATATATGTGAAGCATTTCAAAAACATTCCAATGGCTGATATGGAAATAGTTCTA CCCGAGAAGAAAAACCCAGGATTAACTCCAATGGACTGGGTCATATTCCTAGGCTCTGCTATAGTTGGGCTG GTTGCAGTATTTGGTTCGCTTGAAATGCCTAAAGCTGATTTATGGGTCATCTTTGCCATTCTATCCACTGTGATTGGTTATTGTGCCAAGACATACTTCAC GTTTCAGCAAAACTTGGCTGCATATCAGAACTTGATAACTCAATCCATGTACGACAAACAACTGGATAGTGGAAAGGGTACTCTTCTTCACTTGTGCGATGATGTAATTCAGCAGGAA GTCAAAGAGGTgatcatttctttctttatattgaTGGAACAGGGCAAAGCTACAAGACAG GATCTTGATATGCGGTGCGAGGAACTAATCAAACAAGAGTTTGGTGAGAGCTGTAATTTTGATGTGGACGATGCAGCTCAAAAGTTAGAGAAACTAGGGATTATTGCTCGG GATAGCGTCGGACGGTATTATTGCATTGGGCTAAAACGGGCTAATGAAATTATTGGAACCACCACTGAGGAACTTGTCCTTAAGGCAAAGCAGGGTGGTGGGGGTCCTTGA
- the LOC121252923 gene encoding uncharacterized protein LOC121252923 isoform X2: MQLYSLFEPIHGAQKLEQQNLSPEDIDVLEQNFLTYLFQVMEKSNFKLTTDDEIDVALSGQYLLNLPITVDDSKVDKKLLKKYFAEHPHQNLPDFADKYVIFRRGIGIDQTTNYFFMEKVDMIISRLWRCLLRLTRLEKLLKRSSGRHKKDPKKQDDISSEADGDDLSVERIRLENMELSITNLLGKITIQEPTFDRIIVVYRRASTKSKMERGIYVKHFKNIPMADMEIVLPEKKNPGLTPMDWVIFLGSAIVGLVAVFGSLEMPKADLWVIFAILSTVIGYCAKTYFTFQQNLAAYQNLITQSMYDKQLDSGKGTLLHLCDDVIQQEVKEVIISFFILMEQGKATRQDLDMRCEELIKQEFGESCNFDVDDAAQKLEKLGIIARDSVGRYYCIGLKRANEIIGTTTEELVLKAKQGGGGP; encoded by the exons ATG CAACTGTACTCCCTCTTTGAGCCCATACATGGGGCTCAGAAATTGGAGCAGCAGAACCTATCTCCTGAAGATATTGATGTACTAGAACAGAACTTCCTGACATATTTATTTCAG GTGATGGAAAAGAGCAATTTCAAGTTAACAACTGACGACGAAATCGATGTTGCACTTTCAGGGCAGTATCTTCTAAATCTTCCAATCACGGTGGATGATTCTAAg GTTGACAAGAAGcttttgaagaaatattttgcaGAGCATCCTCACCAGAACCTTCCAGATTTTGCTGATAAG tACGTTATTTTCCGGCGTGGTATTGGGATTGATCAGACAACTAATTACTTTTTCATGGAGAAAGTGGATATGATCATTTCACGTTTATGGAGATGTCTATTAAGACTAACAAG GCTGGAAAAGCTTTTGAAACGGTCAAGTGGGCGGCATAAGAAAGATCCGAAGAAACAAGATGATATTAGCTCTGAAGCAGATGGTGATGATCTATCTGTTGAACGGATCCGTCTCGAAAATATGGAACTAAG TATTACAAATTTGCTGGGCAAGATCACAATTCAAGAACCTACTTTTGATAGGATAATTGTCGTCTACAG GCGAGCAAGTACAAAATCTAAAATGGAACGAGGAATATATGTGAAGCATTTCAAAAACATTCCAATGGCTGATATGGAAATAGTTCTA CCCGAGAAGAAAAACCCAGGATTAACTCCAATGGACTGGGTCATATTCCTAGGCTCTGCTATAGTTGGGCTG GTTGCAGTATTTGGTTCGCTTGAAATGCCTAAAGCTGATTTATGGGTCATCTTTGCCATTCTATCCACTGTGATTGGTTATTGTGCCAAGACATACTTCAC GTTTCAGCAAAACTTGGCTGCATATCAGAACTTGATAACTCAATCCATGTACGACAAACAACTGGATAGTGGAAAGGGTACTCTTCTTCACTTGTGCGATGATGTAATTCAGCAGGAA GTCAAAGAGGTgatcatttctttctttatattgaTGGAACAGGGCAAAGCTACAAGACAG GATCTTGATATGCGGTGCGAGGAACTAATCAAACAAGAGTTTGGTGAGAGCTGTAATTTTGATGTGGACGATGCAGCTCAAAAGTTAGAGAAACTAGGGATTATTGCTCGG GATAGCGTCGGACGGTATTATTGCATTGGGCTAAAACGGGCTAATGAAATTATTGGAACCACCACTGAGGAACTTGTCCTTAAGGCAAAGCAGGGTGGTGGGGGTCCTTGA
- the LOC121252922 gene encoding uncharacterized protein LOC121252922 isoform X1, with protein MAADQRRKRLLGVSIRSSSSRQQHGVRRKNLELPHNDSNMKSHISLEWDDNQKRIVAKREQISISWRYLRPFNDSIPHHQNILADVFAIPQEIFELENLTHVLSYENLLQVWQSHLSENERNFLAELLPRGLEPQQVVQALVAGDNFHFGNPFLKWGASLCSGSLHPDVVLHREQCLKAEKKIYYSKLQKYHNDMIGCVLKLKERWENCKDLEKEIMQKLWRSRDGLDRIILSRGNEYIYPGPEDDFTATSESCSGVADDKVCSSDNQNFSVIKGAELLKRVSEERFMKYEGKNLWITSDDVLNLGAKPRNGDKLHKHNIHCSDGANYMSYFKISKKQHELFKNMKQSGKSIQSRSLNRVLGNIDSFHVQPYEVFVEEEQKKLHHHWSQLANKVLPLAYANWREKQFQRWAITNSLEKEMKDKRKSLTEDEDNENLESMLQDQNEDELINVSAVEDDEESVPGSPKNEFAPGSPQNEDSVSGLAQNQESTPGSPQNQTPQQISSQSGGHEGNIVDVDSENNDIMSKSDDGHDDQTMYSGNFNTADVVSQGMLLTSGVVWPAVSMPQSYYDSTANHEFTAASGFSLEHSQVNDQQRAHLIDLESNLLVEHTDFLHRQSGECSFISYPNQDRNELLQSLFKSQGILSYHQEQKQKGLEFHPPNNLAVENGQFPGHSQEQERKRQNGVYVPRNIPGNIYSDGVRYLIPRQEHLSQVTVQGLAVNTIRMPSPLQSGLNSGESSSQNWFSGEHQVHGGWTGSDGTSLQSQSNSMGSGGGADHSIFQVLPHSIQLRPSGPYDSVGSTEQFTASRNYGMVGAFTPRINNVLQQMSHPLDYLSRREAATSMMSDDIGWMSLPHQNSVLNDPMGKPYLRSFPF; from the exons ATGGCGGCTGATCAGCGGAGAAAACGATTACTTGGTGTGAGCATTAGAAGTTCCAGTTCTAGGCAGCAGCATGGAGTGAGAAGGAAGAATTTAGAATTGCCACATAATGACTCAAACATGAAATCTCATATTTCTCTTGAGTGGGATGACAATCAAAAAAGGATTGTTGCTAAAAGGGAACAAATTAGCATAAGTTGGAGATATTTGAGGCCATTTAATGATTCTATTcctcatcatcagaacatcttAGCAGATGTATTTGCTATTCCTCAAGAAATTTTTGAGTTAGAGAATTTGACACATGTTCTCTCTTATGAG AACTTATTACAGGTTTGGCAGAGTCATCTAtcagagaatgagagaaactTTCTCGCGGAGCTTCTACCTAGAGGATTAGAGCCCCAACAAGTTGTGCAGGCATTGGTCGCAGGGGATAACTTTCACTTTGGAAACCCGTTTCTTAAATG GGGTGCTTCACTTTGTTCTGGCAGTCTTCACCCTGATGTAGTTCTTCATCGGGAACAGTGTTTAAAGgctgagaaaaaaatatattactcaAAGTTACAGAAGTATCATAATGA tatgataggatgCGTACTGAAGTTGAAAGAGAGATGGGAAAATTGCAAGGATctagaaaaggaaataatgcaGAAACTATGGAG GTCAAGAGATGGTTTGGACAGAATAATTCTCTCACGTGGAAATGAGTACATATATCCTGGTCCTGAGGATGATTTCACAGCTACATCTGAATCTTGTTCTGGGGTGGCTGATGACAAAGTATGTAGTAGTGATAACCAGAACTTCTCAGTGATTAAGGGTGCAGAACTTCTAAAAAG GGTGTCTGAGGAACGCTTTATGAAATACGAAGGTAAAAATCTTTGGATTACTTCAGATGATGTGCTTAATTTAGGAGCAAAACCTAGAAATGGAGACAAGCTACACAAGCATAATATCCACTGTAGCGATGGTGCTAATTATATGTCATATTTCAAG ATTAGCAAGAAGCAACATGAACTTTTCAAGAATATGAAGCAGTCTGGTAAGAGCATCCAGTCTAGGTCTCTTAATCGTGTTTTGGGTAATATTGATAGCTTTCATGTACAACCATATGAAGTATTTGTGGAAGAAGAGCAGAAGAAATTGCATCACCACTG GTCACAATTGGCAAACAAAGTTCTCCCACTGGCCTATGCTAACTGGAGAGAGAAACAGTTTCAAAGATGGGCAATCACTAATTCTTtggagaaagaaatgaaagataagCGAAAATCTCTGACGGAG GATGAGGATAATGAGAACCTTGAGAGCATGCTTCAAGATCAGAATGAAGATGAATTGATAAATGTGTCTGCTGTGGAAGATGATGAAGAGTCTGTTCCTGGCTCCCCCAAGAATGAGTTTGCTCCTGGCTCACCACAGAATGAGGATTCTGTTTCTGGCTTGGCACAGAATCAAGAGTCCACTCCTGGCTCCCCCCAGAATCAGACTCCACAGCAGATTTCTTCTCAGAGTGGTGGCCATGAGGGCAACATCGTGGACGTGGATTCCGAAAACAATGATATCATGTCAAAGTCAGATGATGGTCATGATGATCAAACCATGTACTCGGGAAATTTTAACACTGCTGATGTGGTCAGTCAGGGTATGCTTCTTACTTCTGGAGTTGTTTGGCCAGCTGTTAGCATGCCCCAATCTTACTATGATTCCACGGCAAACCATGAATTCACAGCTGCCAGTGGGTTTTCACTTGAACATTCACAAGTTAATGACCAGCAACGGGCTCATTTGATTGATCTGGAATCTAATTTGCTTGTAGAACACACAGATTTTTTGCACAGACAATCAGGTGAATGTTCCTTCATTTCTTATCCTAACCAAGACCGTAATGAGTTACTTCAATCTCTCTTTAAGAGCCAGGGGATATTGTCCTACCATCAAGAGCAGAAACAGAAGGGTTTAGAATTCCATCCACCAAACAATTTGGCTGTGGAAAATGGTCAGTTTCCTGGGCATTCCCAGGAGCAGGAGCGGAAGAGACAGAACGGGGTTTATGTGCCAAGAAACATCCCGGGGAACATATACTCTGATGGCGTTAGATACTTGATCCCAAGGCAAGAACACTTGTCACAGGTCACTGTGCAGGGTTTGGCTGTCAATACCATCCGCATGCCATCACCTCTCCAATCTGGCTTAAATAGTGGGGAATCATCGAGTCAGAACTGGTTTTCTGGTGAGCATCAAGTTCATGGTGGGTGGACTGGTTCGGATGGTACCAGTCTCCAGAGTCAGAGCAATAGCATGGGGAGTGGAGGTGGTGCAGATCATAGTATATTCCAAGTTCTACCTCATTCTATCCAGTTGCGTCCAAGTGGCCCTTATGATTCGGTGGGCTCCACAGAGCAGTTCACTGCATCGAGGAACTATGGAATGGTGGGTGCATTTACTCCTAGGATCAACAATGTTCTACAACAAATGTCACATCCACTAGACTACTTAAGCAGGCGTGAAGCTGCTACTTCCATGATGTCTGATGATATTGGATGGATGAGCTTGCCACATCAGAATTCTGTTTTAAATGATCCAATGGGAAAACCTTACTTGCGGTCTTTCCCATTTTGA
- the LOC121252922 gene encoding uncharacterized protein LOC121252922 isoform X2 — MAADQRRKRLLGVSIRSSSSRQQHGVRRKNLELPHNDSNMKSHISLEWDDNQKRIVAKREQISISWRYLRPFNDSIPHHQNILADVFAIPQEIFELENLTHVLSYEVWQSHLSENERNFLAELLPRGLEPQQVVQALVAGDNFHFGNPFLKWGASLCSGSLHPDVVLHREQCLKAEKKIYYSKLQKYHNDMIGCVLKLKERWENCKDLEKEIMQKLWRSRDGLDRIILSRGNEYIYPGPEDDFTATSESCSGVADDKVCSSDNQNFSVIKGAELLKRVSEERFMKYEGKNLWITSDDVLNLGAKPRNGDKLHKHNIHCSDGANYMSYFKISKKQHELFKNMKQSGKSIQSRSLNRVLGNIDSFHVQPYEVFVEEEQKKLHHHWSQLANKVLPLAYANWREKQFQRWAITNSLEKEMKDKRKSLTEDEDNENLESMLQDQNEDELINVSAVEDDEESVPGSPKNEFAPGSPQNEDSVSGLAQNQESTPGSPQNQTPQQISSQSGGHEGNIVDVDSENNDIMSKSDDGHDDQTMYSGNFNTADVVSQGMLLTSGVVWPAVSMPQSYYDSTANHEFTAASGFSLEHSQVNDQQRAHLIDLESNLLVEHTDFLHRQSGECSFISYPNQDRNELLQSLFKSQGILSYHQEQKQKGLEFHPPNNLAVENGQFPGHSQEQERKRQNGVYVPRNIPGNIYSDGVRYLIPRQEHLSQVTVQGLAVNTIRMPSPLQSGLNSGESSSQNWFSGEHQVHGGWTGSDGTSLQSQSNSMGSGGGADHSIFQVLPHSIQLRPSGPYDSVGSTEQFTASRNYGMVGAFTPRINNVLQQMSHPLDYLSRREAATSMMSDDIGWMSLPHQNSVLNDPMGKPYLRSFPF, encoded by the exons ATGGCGGCTGATCAGCGGAGAAAACGATTACTTGGTGTGAGCATTAGAAGTTCCAGTTCTAGGCAGCAGCATGGAGTGAGAAGGAAGAATTTAGAATTGCCACATAATGACTCAAACATGAAATCTCATATTTCTCTTGAGTGGGATGACAATCAAAAAAGGATTGTTGCTAAAAGGGAACAAATTAGCATAAGTTGGAGATATTTGAGGCCATTTAATGATTCTATTcctcatcatcagaacatcttAGCAGATGTATTTGCTATTCCTCAAGAAATTTTTGAGTTAGAGAATTTGACACATGTTCTCTCTTATGAG GTTTGGCAGAGTCATCTAtcagagaatgagagaaactTTCTCGCGGAGCTTCTACCTAGAGGATTAGAGCCCCAACAAGTTGTGCAGGCATTGGTCGCAGGGGATAACTTTCACTTTGGAAACCCGTTTCTTAAATG GGGTGCTTCACTTTGTTCTGGCAGTCTTCACCCTGATGTAGTTCTTCATCGGGAACAGTGTTTAAAGgctgagaaaaaaatatattactcaAAGTTACAGAAGTATCATAATGA tatgataggatgCGTACTGAAGTTGAAAGAGAGATGGGAAAATTGCAAGGATctagaaaaggaaataatgcaGAAACTATGGAG GTCAAGAGATGGTTTGGACAGAATAATTCTCTCACGTGGAAATGAGTACATATATCCTGGTCCTGAGGATGATTTCACAGCTACATCTGAATCTTGTTCTGGGGTGGCTGATGACAAAGTATGTAGTAGTGATAACCAGAACTTCTCAGTGATTAAGGGTGCAGAACTTCTAAAAAG GGTGTCTGAGGAACGCTTTATGAAATACGAAGGTAAAAATCTTTGGATTACTTCAGATGATGTGCTTAATTTAGGAGCAAAACCTAGAAATGGAGACAAGCTACACAAGCATAATATCCACTGTAGCGATGGTGCTAATTATATGTCATATTTCAAG ATTAGCAAGAAGCAACATGAACTTTTCAAGAATATGAAGCAGTCTGGTAAGAGCATCCAGTCTAGGTCTCTTAATCGTGTTTTGGGTAATATTGATAGCTTTCATGTACAACCATATGAAGTATTTGTGGAAGAAGAGCAGAAGAAATTGCATCACCACTG GTCACAATTGGCAAACAAAGTTCTCCCACTGGCCTATGCTAACTGGAGAGAGAAACAGTTTCAAAGATGGGCAATCACTAATTCTTtggagaaagaaatgaaagataagCGAAAATCTCTGACGGAG GATGAGGATAATGAGAACCTTGAGAGCATGCTTCAAGATCAGAATGAAGATGAATTGATAAATGTGTCTGCTGTGGAAGATGATGAAGAGTCTGTTCCTGGCTCCCCCAAGAATGAGTTTGCTCCTGGCTCACCACAGAATGAGGATTCTGTTTCTGGCTTGGCACAGAATCAAGAGTCCACTCCTGGCTCCCCCCAGAATCAGACTCCACAGCAGATTTCTTCTCAGAGTGGTGGCCATGAGGGCAACATCGTGGACGTGGATTCCGAAAACAATGATATCATGTCAAAGTCAGATGATGGTCATGATGATCAAACCATGTACTCGGGAAATTTTAACACTGCTGATGTGGTCAGTCAGGGTATGCTTCTTACTTCTGGAGTTGTTTGGCCAGCTGTTAGCATGCCCCAATCTTACTATGATTCCACGGCAAACCATGAATTCACAGCTGCCAGTGGGTTTTCACTTGAACATTCACAAGTTAATGACCAGCAACGGGCTCATTTGATTGATCTGGAATCTAATTTGCTTGTAGAACACACAGATTTTTTGCACAGACAATCAGGTGAATGTTCCTTCATTTCTTATCCTAACCAAGACCGTAATGAGTTACTTCAATCTCTCTTTAAGAGCCAGGGGATATTGTCCTACCATCAAGAGCAGAAACAGAAGGGTTTAGAATTCCATCCACCAAACAATTTGGCTGTGGAAAATGGTCAGTTTCCTGGGCATTCCCAGGAGCAGGAGCGGAAGAGACAGAACGGGGTTTATGTGCCAAGAAACATCCCGGGGAACATATACTCTGATGGCGTTAGATACTTGATCCCAAGGCAAGAACACTTGTCACAGGTCACTGTGCAGGGTTTGGCTGTCAATACCATCCGCATGCCATCACCTCTCCAATCTGGCTTAAATAGTGGGGAATCATCGAGTCAGAACTGGTTTTCTGGTGAGCATCAAGTTCATGGTGGGTGGACTGGTTCGGATGGTACCAGTCTCCAGAGTCAGAGCAATAGCATGGGGAGTGGAGGTGGTGCAGATCATAGTATATTCCAAGTTCTACCTCATTCTATCCAGTTGCGTCCAAGTGGCCCTTATGATTCGGTGGGCTCCACAGAGCAGTTCACTGCATCGAGGAACTATGGAATGGTGGGTGCATTTACTCCTAGGATCAACAATGTTCTACAACAAATGTCACATCCACTAGACTACTTAAGCAGGCGTGAAGCTGCTACTTCCATGATGTCTGATGATATTGGATGGATGAGCTTGCCACATCAGAATTCTGTTTTAAATGATCCAATGGGAAAACCTTACTTGCGGTCTTTCCCATTTTGA